In one Notolabrus celidotus isolate fNotCel1 chromosome 1, fNotCel1.pri, whole genome shotgun sequence genomic region, the following are encoded:
- the si:ch211-236d3.4 gene encoding protein FAM107B isoform X2: MWISTDLDQMDQRTRSPEQLTTGREGMVKSASAYANLQQHRPEGRKPSPVSGYVPQPDYLEGDEDQDLIKPKKLVNPVKASKSHQELHRELMSSCKRGGSVVETKPELQRVLESRKRDQMIKQRKQEDEARKKISPLEAELLKRHKKLEEMEKQQEKEQEENLKAPEFVKVKENLRRTSFHGTEEKEV, encoded by the exons ATGTGGATCAGCACAGACCTGGACCAGATGGATCAGAGGACCAGAAGCCCGGAGCAGCTCACCACAGGCAGGGAGGGGATGGTAAAGTCTG CCTCAGCGTATGCAAACCTGCAGCAGCACCGGCCTGAGGGCAGGAAGCCGTCCCCAGTGTCCGGATACGTCCCCCAGCCGGACTAtctggagggagatgaagaccAAGACCTCATCAAACCCAAGAAACTGGTTAACCCCGTCAAAGCTTCCAAAAGCCACCAGGAGCTTCACAGAGAGCTGATGAGCAGCTGCAAACG ggGCGGGAGTGTGGTGGAGACGAAGCCGGAGCTGCAGAGAGTTCTGGAGTCAAGGAAGAGAGATCAGATGATCAAacagaggaagcaggaggaCGAAGCTCGCAAAAAGATTTCTCCTCTGGAGGCCGAATTGCTCAAGAGACACAAGAAACTGGAGGAG ATGGAGAAACAGCAGgagaaggagcaggaggagaaccTGAAGGCTCCGGAGTTTGTAAAAGTCAAGGAGAACCTGAGACGGACGTCGTTTCACGGCACGGAGGAGAAAGAGGTGTAG